A window of Christiangramia forsetii KT0803 contains these coding sequences:
- a CDS encoding phytoene/squalene synthase family protein: MKTIFDIVSRECSKTVTNSYSTSFSLATKMLAPSIRQDIYNIYGFVRFADEIVDSFHDYDKERLFADFENDLYKAIDSKISLNPILNSFQETVHKYSIQEELYSSFMDSMRLDLHKSEYLSMEEYKQYIYGSADVVGLMCLKVFVHGDDKRYEELKESAMSLGSAFQKVNFLRDLKADYEDLSRSYFPNVDLSQLNEINKEQIIKEIEDDFHKGLKGIAHLPVEAKFGVYTAYIYYRKLLQKLKRIPSLEIRNRRVRVPNYQKAGLLAKSYISYRLNLI, encoded by the coding sequence ATGAAAACTATCTTTGACATCGTATCCAGAGAATGCAGTAAGACCGTAACCAATTCTTACAGTACCTCATTTTCTTTGGCTACCAAAATGCTTGCCCCCTCCATTAGGCAGGATATTTATAATATATATGGATTTGTGAGGTTTGCTGATGAAATCGTAGATTCATTTCACGACTACGATAAAGAAAGGCTTTTTGCTGATTTTGAGAATGATCTCTACAAAGCTATCGACTCAAAAATATCTTTGAATCCAATTCTTAATTCTTTTCAGGAAACAGTACATAAATATTCTATTCAGGAAGAACTATATAGTTCGTTTATGGATAGCATGAGATTAGATCTTCACAAATCTGAATATTTAAGCATGGAAGAATATAAACAGTATATTTATGGAAGTGCCGATGTGGTTGGATTAATGTGCCTAAAAGTATTTGTTCACGGTGATGATAAAAGATATGAAGAATTAAAAGAATCTGCTATGAGCCTTGGCTCTGCTTTTCAGAAAGTAAACTTTTTAAGAGACCTGAAAGCAGATTATGAAGACCTCAGTAGAAGTTATTTTCCAAATGTTGATCTATCCCAATTAAATGAAATCAACAAAGAACAAATTATAAAAGAGATAGAGGATGATTTCCATAAAGGCTTAAAAGGTATTGCACATTTGCCAGTAGAAGCTAAATTTGGAGTTTATACCGCATATATTTACTATAGAAAATTATTACAAAAATTAAAGAGAATACCTTCACTGGAAATTAGAAATCGCAGAGTAAGAGTTCCCAATTATCAAAAAGCCGGACTACTTGCTAAATCTTATATTTCATACAGGTTAAACCTTATATAA
- a CDS encoding sterol desaturase family protein, protein MNILLWIVVFLGTFMMMEGMAWFTHKYVMHGFLWKLHQDHHKKEHSSWWERNDLFFVFYAFVSIGCFLLWRYEDVWIGLPIGLGILAYGITYFTVHDIFIHQRFKIFRNASNKYAKGIRRAHKMHHKHLGKDHGECFGMLFVPFKYFRK, encoded by the coding sequence ATGAATATTTTATTATGGATAGTGGTTTTTCTTGGCACCTTTATGATGATGGAAGGAATGGCCTGGTTTACTCACAAATATGTGATGCATGGTTTCTTATGGAAACTTCATCAAGACCATCACAAAAAAGAACATAGTAGCTGGTGGGAGAGAAACGATCTTTTCTTTGTTTTTTATGCCTTTGTTAGTATTGGATGTTTTCTACTGTGGCGATACGAAGATGTTTGGATAGGCTTGCCCATTGGACTTGGTATTCTAGCTTACGGAATTACTTATTTTACGGTTCACGATATATTTATACACCAGCGTTTTAAGATATTCCGAAATGCGAGTAATAAATATGCCAAAGGCATTAGAAGAGCTCATAAAATGCATCATAAGCATTTAGGTAAAGATCACGGTGAATGCTTCGGAATGCTTTTCGTACCTTTTAAATACTTCAGAAAATAA